In Sulfurimonas hongkongensis, the following proteins share a genomic window:
- a CDS encoding TonB-dependent receptor — translation MTKVNGISLSLIAVAIFLNVANADSTDLGEVSVTATKTERKVSDVPASINIITEQDIENSVALSANESLKNIAGLNIRNSMGLMSVDTSNKVYMRGFGGSDARSLVLIDGVPMNDPYTGAVDWNQIPMSSIKRIEVVKGSGSSLYGSNAMGGVINIITKKPKEQKTDIALSYASMNTKIGSISTTGKVGKFGYFLSGQIAESDGYITDVAANQKENTIKRGVERENANIKFTYDIDDTSDITASYIYYHNQDVGGLDVPSGYNPYEKTMHTLQATYAKFFDNLSDMKITIYSKPGENSYDSLKYNATYQTELQYKDEGKNDDYGATAQYTIPIEDHIITAGVDMKNSYAEKKDIYATGDTIFKKGSQDYYGIFAQDEWFVNKQFILNIGARIDYYKNHSGEMHDEVNSIDTNYKEKTFNAFSPKIGAVYHATKSTSLRASIGKAFRAPTVSDLYSNWVYYSNVYAGNPNLDPETVISYEIGVDQKIVNGNIHITAYRSDAEDFIYSIDPLDPSSTNYKEKTNVGEVEIQGVELEVDYTFTDALKAMANYTYNESKIKKFEANSALEGKYLTYVPKNKASVSIEYMNPKIINIIASGRYVGKRYSDDANTESSAYESYTLFDLKLSRSITKNSQLEVSVDDLFDRGYIEYHNSPGRVVMATLKISF, via the coding sequence ATGACAAAAGTAAATGGTATAAGTTTATCTTTGATTGCTGTTGCAATATTTTTAAATGTAGCAAATGCTGATTCAACAGATTTGGGTGAAGTCTCTGTTACAGCTACAAAAACAGAGAGAAAAGTTTCTGATGTGCCGGCGAGTATTAATATCATTACAGAACAAGATATTGAAAACTCAGTTGCTTTAAGTGCGAATGAAAGTTTAAAAAATATTGCCGGTTTAAATATACGAAACAGCATGGGATTAATGTCTGTTGATACAAGCAATAAGGTATATATGAGAGGCTTTGGGGGAAGCGATGCTCGCTCTTTAGTGTTAATAGATGGCGTTCCTATGAATGATCCATATACGGGCGCTGTAGATTGGAATCAGATTCCAATGAGTTCAATAAAAAGAATAGAAGTGGTTAAAGGTTCCGGTTCTTCACTGTATGGTTCAAATGCAATGGGTGGTGTCATTAATATTATTACTAAAAAACCCAAAGAACAAAAAACTGATATTGCTCTTAGTTATGCAAGCATGAATACTAAGATAGGTTCAATCTCTACTACTGGAAAGGTTGGTAAATTTGGTTATTTTTTATCTGGTCAAATAGCAGAAAGTGATGGATATATAACTGATGTAGCTGCTAATCAGAAAGAAAATACTATCAAAAGAGGTGTTGAGAGAGAGAATGCAAATATAAAGTTTACATATGACATTGACGACACTTCAGATATCACAGCTTCTTATATTTATTATCATAATCAAGATGTGGGTGGCTTAGATGTGCCTAGTGGCTATAATCCATACGAAAAGACAATGCATACACTTCAAGCAACTTATGCAAAATTTTTTGACAATTTATCAGATATGAAAATTACTATCTACAGTAAACCCGGTGAGAATTCGTATGACTCATTAAAATATAATGCGACTTATCAAACAGAATTGCAATATAAAGATGAAGGTAAAAACGATGATTATGGTGCAACTGCCCAATATACCATTCCAATAGAAGATCATATTATAACGGCTGGGGTTGATATGAAAAATAGTTATGCAGAAAAAAAAGATATTTACGCTACAGGTGATACTATATTTAAAAAAGGAAGTCAAGACTATTATGGAATATTTGCGCAAGATGAATGGTTTGTAAATAAACAATTTATTTTAAACATTGGTGCAAGAATAGATTACTATAAAAATCATAGCGGTGAAATGCATGATGAAGTCAATAGCATTGATACAAATTATAAGGAGAAAACATTTAATGCTTTTAGTCCTAAAATTGGAGCAGTTTATCATGCAACTAAATCAACATCTTTAAGAGCCTCTATAGGTAAAGCATTTAGAGCACCAACTGTAAGTGACCTCTATAGTAATTGGGTATATTATTCGAATGTGTATGCAGGAAATCCAAATTTAGATCCGGAGACCGTGATCTCTTATGAAATTGGAGTAGATCAAAAAATTGTAAATGGCAATATTCATATTACAGCGTATAGAAGTGATGCTGAGGATTTTATATATTCTATAGACCCGCTTGATCCCTCAAGTACAAATTATAAAGAGAAAACCAATGTGGGTGAAGTAGAGATTCAAGGGGTGGAGCTTGAAGTTGATTATACTTTTACAGATGCGTTAAAAGCAATGGCTAACTACACATACAATGAATCAAAAATCAAAAAATTTGAGGCTAACAGTGCACTAGAGGGCAAATACTTAACATATGTTCCAAAAAATAAAGCTTCAGTTTCTATTGAGTATATGAACCCAAAAATTATTAATATAATTGCTAGTGGAAGATATGTGGGAAAACGTTATAGTGATGATGCAAATACAGAATCTAGTGCATATGAGAGTTACACTCTGTTTGATTTAAAGTTATCAAGAAGCATAACTAAAAATAGCCAACTTGAAGTAAGTGTAGATGATTTGTTTGATAGAGGGTATATAGAATATCATAACTCCCCAGGAAGAGTTGTAATGGCAACTCTTAAAATAAGTTTTTAA
- a CDS encoding 4Fe-4S binding protein yields MSNLKKKINNMNLVRFRFWFQIVAFLLIVYGGYIGFDLGDKLPTFACVYNSDGTGGKCYLGMLQHDLNHHWETFLGFAGYAFSISLGMFIVWFWLLNKAWCGFVCPLGTMQDWITAFRKKLKIRFSQYDWSSRAKIKSIKWILLILLLIIPVMISNSVFGLPTLPNGLSMPFCDICPGRMLIPAFTGDFGQFYIDFSSKTEIVMTTLGMIIVGLFLVGSFIKKRFFCYFCPMAALQYTFSKPALLKLYKDGSKCTKCGDCYRACDMDILEIADDVTSKNLVTEDCTLCLKCVAACPEEGCLEANFVGKTIFESTKEGFIIRMAMDKKRELNEQH; encoded by the coding sequence GTGTCAAATTTAAAAAAGAAAATCAATAATATGAATCTTGTAAGATTTCGTTTTTGGTTTCAAATAGTTGCATTTTTATTGATTGTTTATGGTGGATATATTGGGTTTGATTTGGGTGATAAATTGCCTACATTTGCATGTGTGTATAACTCAGATGGAACAGGCGGAAAATGTTATCTTGGGATGCTTCAGCATGATTTAAATCACCATTGGGAAACTTTTTTAGGATTTGCCGGATATGCTTTTTCAATTTCATTAGGAATGTTTATAGTTTGGTTTTGGCTTTTAAATAAGGCTTGGTGTGGTTTTGTATGTCCGCTTGGTACAATGCAGGACTGGATTACAGCTTTTAGAAAAAAGTTAAAAATAAGATTTTCACAGTATGACTGGTCTAGCAGAGCAAAGATAAAATCGATTAAGTGGATTTTATTGATTTTACTTTTGATAATTCCTGTCATGATTTCAAATTCTGTTTTTGGACTTCCAACACTTCCAAATGGACTATCAATGCCCTTTTGTGATATTTGTCCGGGAAGGATGTTGATACCTGCTTTTACAGGTGATTTTGGTCAATTTTATATTGACTTTTCCTCTAAAACAGAGATTGTAATGACTACTTTGGGAATGATTATCGTTGGTCTATTTTTAGTTGGGTCTTTTATAAAAAAAAGATTTTTTTGTTATTTTTGTCCTATGGCCGCGTTGCAGTATACTTTTTCAAAACCAGCACTTTTAAAGCTTTACAAAGATGGCAGCAAATGTACAAAATGCGGTGATTGTTATAGAGCATGTGATATGGATATTTTAGAAATAGCTGATGATGTTACAAGTAAAAATCTTGTAACCGAAGATTGTACATTGTGTTTAAAATGTGTTGCAGCTTGTCCAGAAGAGGGTTGTTTAGAAGCAAATTTTGTTGGAAAAACTATTTTTGAATCAACAAAAGAAGGATTTATAATTAGGATGGCTATGGATAAAAAAAGGGAATTAAATGAGCAACATTGA
- a CDS encoding 2-hydroxyacyl-CoA dehydratase subunit D, whose protein sequence is MSNIERTIETPKEKQNRHKAMEAIKVINSIKDDFKSPIESMNYFYDLFERVYCKNESLHNDKTKVGTMCIQIPSEIIYALDGVPIRLCNGFYTDDEIGSDLLPQKACPLVKATVGHFASNNFIDKPDIVFSPTTCDQKTKAGTIIRNYGFKVIDVDFPRTKESEGSREYWRKSIKQFAVELSKFKNKKLTKSNLEASIKKIGYAQSLYHKLSEYRKEEILPILGLDMFLITNAFFFDKIDSWTEAMEILLKEMKIRVDKKITVAGKRSPRIVFTGSPPIFPNYKIPLIIEQSDALIVADETCSSNRMFNDMVAVDEWNLYDMIDSISDKYLKACTCPIFTTNDDRIRRIIDLVKNYKADAVIYQAFAGCTVYEMEQRSVLEAMEKAGIAILYIESDYSPSQQGQLSTRIEAFVESIKNRRRRKK, encoded by the coding sequence ATGAGCAACATTGAGCGCACAATTGAAACACCAAAAGAGAAACAAAACAGACATAAAGCTATGGAGGCAATAAAAGTTATAAATAGTATTAAAGATGATTTTAAATCCCCAATTGAAAGTATGAACTATTTTTATGATTTATTTGAAAGAGTTTACTGTAAAAATGAATCACTCCATAATGACAAAACAAAAGTAGGAACTATGTGTATACAGATACCCTCTGAAATTATTTATGCTCTAGATGGAGTTCCTATAAGACTATGCAATGGATTTTACACAGATGATGAAATAGGAAGCGATTTATTACCGCAAAAGGCTTGTCCATTAGTAAAAGCTACTGTTGGACACTTTGCATCAAACAATTTTATTGATAAGCCTGATATTGTATTTTCTCCTACTACTTGTGATCAAAAAACAAAAGCTGGGACTATCATAAGAAATTATGGATTTAAGGTCATTGATGTTGACTTTCCTCGTACAAAAGAGAGCGAAGGAAGTCGTGAATACTGGAGAAAAAGTATAAAACAATTTGCAGTTGAATTATCAAAGTTTAAAAACAAAAAACTTACAAAATCAAATTTAGAAGCTTCAATAAAAAAGATAGGATATGCACAATCACTTTATCATAAATTGTCAGAATATAGAAAAGAAGAAATTCTCCCTATTTTAGGGTTAGATATGTTCTTGATAACAAACGCTTTTTTCTTCGATAAGATAGATAGCTGGACTGAAGCTATGGAAATTTTACTCAAAGAGATGAAAATAAGAGTAGATAAAAAAATAACTGTTGCTGGAAAAAGAAGTCCAAGAATTGTTTTTACAGGCTCACCACCTATCTTTCCAAACTATAAGATACCTCTTATTATAGAACAATCGGACGCTTTGATTGTAGCTGATGAAACTTGTAGTTCAAACAGAATGTTTAATGATATGGTAGCTGTTGATGAGTGGAATTTATATGATATGATAGATTCCATTTCAGATAAGTATCTAAAAGCGTGTACCTGTCCAATTTTTACAACTAATGATGATCGTATAAGAAGAATTATTGATCTTGTAAAAAATTATAAGGCTGATGCTGTTATATATCAAGCATTCGCAGGATGTACAGTATATGAGATGGAACAAAGAAGTGTGCTTGAAGCTATGGAAAAGGCAGGTATTGCTATTTTGTATATTGAGAGTGATTATAGTCCTTCTCAACAAGGACAGTTGAGCACAAGGATTGAAGCTTTTGTAGAATCAATAAAGAATAGACGAAGAAGGAAAAAATGA
- a CDS encoding sulfite exporter TauE/SafE family protein, with amino-acid sequence MMFISIFFMGLQLGATACAISCMPVMSPILLANGEDRSRTMKILVQFFGAKVVAYTLIAVLAFFGAGLVKSMIENSFFSQILGAFIILLGSWLFFTALRAKKSCIKGCTNSKISTLGYLGIGFFSSFSFCAPLMSLVLLSSITTNFNTSLLYGISFGLGVVLIPFLFFYLFIFKISSSIAVQLAKYKKHIEIFASLLLIIIGFLVYYQHLKL; translated from the coding sequence ATGATGTTTATTTCTATATTTTTTATGGGTCTACAGCTAGGCGCAACTGCTTGCGCTATTAGTTGTATGCCTGTAATGAGTCCTATTTTACTAGCTAATGGAGAAGATAGATCAAGAACTATGAAAATTTTAGTTCAGTTTTTTGGAGCTAAAGTAGTTGCTTATACTCTCATAGCAGTTTTAGCCTTTTTTGGAGCTGGTTTAGTCAAATCTATGATTGAAAATTCTTTTTTTTCACAAATATTAGGTGCTTTTATTATTTTGCTTGGTAGTTGGCTTTTTTTCACAGCCCTAAGAGCTAAAAAATCCTGTATAAAAGGTTGCACAAATTCAAAGATATCTACTTTAGGATATCTAGGAATCGGATTTTTTAGCTCTTTTAGTTTTTGTGCTCCTTTGATGTCTCTTGTGCTACTAAGCTCTATAACTACTAATTTTAACACTTCGCTACTGTATGGGATTTCTTTTGGTTTGGGTGTAGTTTTAATACCATTTTTATTTTTTTACCTATTTATCTTTAAAATAAGTTCAAGTATTGCTGTGCAATTAGCAAAATATAAAAAGCATATAGAAATTTTTGCCTCATTATTATTAATTATTATAGGATTTTTAGTTTACTATCAACATTTGAAACTGTAA
- a CDS encoding bifunctional GNAT family N-acetyltransferase/carbon-nitrogen hydrolase family protein produces the protein MQEIENIELEYLKLEDVKELQEAMVMSYPNLPDSYWTKSQIKTLTEKFPDGQIVIKVNNEIAACALSIIVDYDKFSDHHTYSQITGEYTFSTHNDDGDILYGIDVFVKPEFRGLRLGRRLYDYRKELCEKLNLKGIAFGGRIPNYHKYVDEISPKEYIEKVKRKEIDDPVLNFQISNDFHPSKILKGYLEGDLDSGEFAVLLEWDNIYYERPNKKATTKKKIVRLGLVQWQMRPYSNLDELMQQAEYFLDTVSGYRCDFALFPEFFNAPLMAENNHMSEPDAIRELAKHTQTIVKRFSELSISYNINIITGSMPEMKDGDLYNVGYLCRRDGSIERYEKIHVTPDEERIWGMQGGSNLKTFDTDCGKIGILICYDAEFPELSRLLAEEGMDILFIPFLTDTQNGYSRVRLCSQARAIENECYVALGGSVGNLPNVHNMDMQFAQSAVFTPCDFAFATNGIKAEAIANSEMVLIADVDIDLLTELNKFGSVRNLNDRRKDIYEVTKKY, from the coding sequence ATGCAAGAGATTGAAAATATTGAACTAGAGTATTTAAAACTAGAGGATGTTAAAGAATTGCAAGAAGCGATGGTAATGTCTTATCCTAACTTGCCAGATTCATATTGGACAAAGAGTCAGATAAAAACTTTAACTGAGAAGTTTCCTGATGGTCAGATCGTTATTAAAGTAAATAATGAGATAGCTGCTTGTGCACTTAGCATCATAGTTGATTATGATAAGTTTTCAGACCATCATACATATAGCCAAATCACAGGAGAGTACACTTTTAGTACGCATAATGATGATGGAGATATTTTATATGGCATCGATGTTTTTGTAAAACCGGAATTTAGAGGGCTTCGCTTAGGGCGTCGTTTGTATGATTATAGAAAAGAACTTTGTGAAAAACTAAATCTAAAAGGCATAGCATTTGGTGGAAGAATCCCAAACTATCATAAGTACGTGGATGAGATATCACCAAAAGAGTATATAGAAAAAGTAAAAAGAAAAGAGATTGATGATCCTGTACTAAACTTTCAAATCTCCAATGATTTTCATCCATCTAAAATCCTAAAAGGATACTTAGAGGGAGATTTAGACTCTGGAGAGTTTGCGGTACTGCTTGAGTGGGATAATATCTACTATGAACGCCCAAATAAAAAAGCTACAACAAAAAAGAAGATAGTTCGTTTAGGTTTGGTACAGTGGCAGATGAGACCTTACTCAAACTTGGACGAGCTGATGCAACAAGCGGAGTATTTTTTAGATACAGTCTCAGGATATCGCTGTGACTTTGCTCTTTTCCCAGAGTTTTTCAACGCTCCGCTGATGGCGGAGAACAATCATATGTCAGAGCCTGATGCCATAAGAGAGTTGGCAAAACATACACAAACTATAGTTAAAAGATTTTCTGAACTCTCTATATCTTACAATATCAACATCATTACAGGAAGCATGCCGGAGATGAAAGATGGAGATCTTTATAATGTTGGATATCTGTGTAGAAGAGATGGTAGTATAGAGAGATATGAAAAAATCCATGTAACCCCAGATGAGGAAAGAATCTGGGGCATGCAAGGTGGAAGTAATCTTAAGACTTTTGACACTGACTGTGGAAAGATTGGGATACTTATCTGTTATGATGCTGAGTTTCCAGAACTTAGCCGTCTGCTTGCAGAAGAGGGAATGGATATTCTTTTTATACCATTTTTAACAGATACTCAAAATGGATACTCTCGTGTAAGATTATGCTCACAAGCTCGTGCTATTGAAAATGAGTGTTATGTAGCTCTTGGGGGAAGTGTTGGAAACTTACCAAATGTGCACAATATGGATATGCAATTTGCTCAATCAGCAGTATTTACACCATGTGACTTTGCATTTGCTACTAATGGCATCAAAGCAGAAGCTATCGCAAATAGCGAGATGGTGCTTATAGCCGATGTTGATATAGACCTGCTTACAGAGCTAAATAAGTTTGGAAGTGTAAGAAACTTAAATGATAGAAGAAAGGATATCTATGAAGTGACTAAAAAATATTAA
- a CDS encoding SDR family NAD(P)-dependent oxidoreductase — MENKVVLVTGANGGLGSVFVEKILELNPSKIYCTARDIKSLQNIKDLSETIEVIELDIASKESIDKAVTKIDKLDVLINNAGVNSNTKLFDDSFMDIEVNLKGTSNLTKALFEKLKSSKGTVVNVTSVLAIINLPIMANYCVSKSALHSFTQALRAEFGLFGGEVYEVLPGPIETRMTEGSPMPKTSPQDIVDVTLESMKNKVYEIYPDVFAQMVKKRLEDEPKKLIEEFAMSIQR; from the coding sequence ATGGAAAATAAAGTTGTATTGGTAACAGGCGCAAACGGCGGTTTAGGAAGTGTTTTTGTAGAGAAGATTTTGGAGTTAAATCCAAGTAAGATATATTGTACTGCTAGAGATATTAAGAGTTTACAAAACATCAAAGATTTGAGTGAGACAATAGAAGTAATAGAGTTAGATATTGCATCAAAAGAGTCTATAGATAAAGCAGTAACAAAGATAGACAAGCTTGATGTGCTTATAAATAATGCTGGAGTTAATTCAAACACTAAACTATTTGATGATAGTTTTATGGACATAGAAGTGAATCTAAAGGGAACTAGCAACCTAACAAAAGCACTTTTTGAAAAACTAAAAAGCTCAAAAGGAACAGTTGTAAATGTCACTTCGGTATTGGCTATAATCAACCTCCCCATAATGGCAAACTATTGCGTTTCTAAAAGTGCACTACACTCATTTACACAAGCACTTAGAGCTGAGTTTGGACTCTTTGGTGGTGAGGTTTATGAGGTGCTCCCTGGGCCGATTGAGACTAGGATGACAGAGGGTTCACCGATGCCAAAAACAAGTCCGCAAGATATAGTAGATGTAACGTTAGAGTCAATGAAAAACAAAGTATATGAGATATATCCTGATGTATTTGCACAGATGGTTAAAAAAAGACTTGAAGATGAGCCTAAAAAACTTATAGAAGAGTTTGCTATGAGTATTCAAAGATAG
- the groES gene encoding co-chaperone GroES — protein MNFQPLGKRVLVKRQDESNTTASGIIIPDNATEKPLQGTVVAISKEVSDISVGSVVVFGKFSGNEITLDSQKYIVIDTEDIFGIIG, from the coding sequence ATGAACTTTCAACCATTAGGCAAAAGGGTCTTAGTAAAAAGACAAGACGAATCAAATACAACAGCATCTGGTATTATCATCCCAGACAATGCGACGGAAAAACCATTACAAGGAACTGTTGTAGCCATTAGCAAAGAAGTTAGCGATATTAGCGTGGGTAGCGTTGTTGTATTTGGTAAATTCTCAGGAAATGAGATTACACTAGATTCACAGAAGTATATAGTGATAGATACAGAAGATATTTTTGGAATCATTGGATAA
- the groL gene encoding chaperonin GroEL (60 kDa chaperone family; promotes refolding of misfolded polypeptides especially under stressful conditions; forms two stacked rings of heptamers to form a barrel-shaped 14mer; ends can be capped by GroES; misfolded proteins enter the barrel where they are refolded when GroES binds), translating into MAKEIIFSDSARNALARGVEKLTDAVKVTMGPRGRNVLIQKSYGSPIITKDGVSVAREIELKDKLENMGAGLVKEVASNTADEAGDGTTTATVLANSIFSEGLRNITAGANPVEVKRGMDKACEAILANLKTSSKAISGKQDIAQVATISANSDTSIGDMIAEAMERVGQDGVITVEEAKGISDELEVVEGMQFDRGYLSPYFITNTEKMTAEIENPWILLVDSKISSLKDLLPVLEQVQKTSRPLLIIAEDVEGEALSTLVVNKLRGVLNISAVKAPGFGDRRKAMLQDIATLTNGTVIAQETGHTLEGTDISLLGEASRVVIDKDNTVIVNGAGTKEAVDARISEIKTQLEATSSEYDKEKLQERLAKLSGGVAVIKVGAATETEMKEKKDRVDDALSATKAAVEEGIIIGGGAALIRAAAKVKLNDLEGDQLIGCEIILRAVKAPIKQIAKNAGYDAGVVVNAVEIAENPNIGFNAATGEYVDMFEAGIIDPLKVARVALTNATSVSSLLLTTEAAIYEIKEESDADMGGGMPPQMGGMPGMM; encoded by the coding sequence ATGGCAAAAGAGATAATTTTTTCAGATAGTGCTAGAAATGCACTGGCTCGTGGTGTTGAAAAACTAACAGATGCAGTAAAAGTTACAATGGGACCTCGTGGTCGTAATGTGCTGATCCAAAAAAGTTACGGTTCTCCTATCATAACAAAAGATGGTGTGTCTGTTGCGCGTGAGATAGAACTAAAAGACAAACTAGAAAATATGGGTGCTGGACTTGTAAAAGAAGTAGCATCTAACACTGCTGATGAAGCGGGTGATGGAACTACTACTGCTACAGTTTTAGCGAACTCTATCTTTAGTGAGGGGCTAAGAAACATTACAGCAGGGGCTAATCCAGTTGAAGTTAAACGAGGGATGGACAAGGCTTGTGAGGCAATATTAGCAAACCTAAAAACATCAAGCAAAGCAATAAGTGGCAAACAAGACATAGCTCAAGTCGCTACAATTTCTGCAAACTCTGATACTTCTATTGGCGATATGATAGCTGAGGCTATGGAGAGAGTTGGTCAAGATGGTGTTATTACAGTTGAAGAAGCTAAGGGAATTTCTGATGAGTTAGAGGTTGTTGAGGGTATGCAGTTTGACCGTGGATACTTAAGTCCTTACTTTATTACAAACACTGAAAAAATGACTGCTGAGATCGAAAATCCTTGGATTTTACTAGTCGATAGCAAAATATCTTCACTAAAAGATCTTCTACCAGTTTTAGAACAAGTTCAAAAGACTTCTCGTCCACTTCTTATTATCGCTGAAGATGTCGAAGGTGAGGCTCTTTCAACTCTAGTTGTAAACAAACTTCGTGGCGTTTTAAATATCTCTGCTGTTAAAGCTCCAGGTTTTGGCGACAGAAGAAAAGCGATGCTTCAAGATATCGCAACTCTTACCAATGGAACTGTTATAGCACAAGAGACAGGACACACTTTAGAGGGTACTGATATCTCTTTGCTAGGTGAAGCATCTCGCGTAGTTATTGATAAAGACAACACAGTTATAGTAAACGGTGCAGGAACTAAAGAAGCAGTAGACGCTAGAATCTCTGAGATAAAAACTCAACTTGAAGCTACGAGTAGTGAGTATGACAAAGAGAAACTTCAAGAGAGACTTGCAAAACTTAGTGGCGGTGTAGCGGTTATAAAGGTTGGAGCTGCAACTGAAACTGAGATGAAAGAGAAAAAAGATAGAGTAGATGACGCGCTATCAGCTACAAAAGCAGCAGTAGAAGAGGGCATCATCATAGGTGGTGGTGCTGCTCTTATACGTGCTGCTGCAAAAGTTAAACTTAATGATCTTGAGGGTGACCAACTAATAGGTTGTGAGATTATTCTCCGTGCTGTAAAAGCTCCTATAAAACAAATAGCTAAAAATGCAGGTTATGATGCTGGTGTAGTTGTAAATGCGGTAGAGATTGCCGAAAATCCAAACATTGGTTTTAATGCAGCAACTGGTGAGTATGTAGATATGTTTGAAGCGGGAATCATAGACCCACTAAAAGTAGCTCGTGTTGCTCTTACAAACGCAACATCAGTGTCAAGTTTACTTCTAACGACAGAAGCGGCTATATATGAAATAAAAGAAGAGAGTGATGCAGACATGGGCGGAGGAATGCCTCCACAAATGGGCGGAATGCCAGGTATGATGTGA
- a CDS encoding energy transducer TonB, with amino-acid sequence MIRHSSSFFLSLAFHTLIAILVVFTYKSVVSTKEEIAEKKVCIELCNVVVQKPVILPKPKPIAKPKSIIKKLEPILEPKPVLPKAKPTVEPKPIIKRPEPKPIPKPVVKKEIAKEVPVVMPKPIVEQEIAKDKKVIEESFEKTDKQSIKEVPKATQEQKVQDIENKKAKLEREYMQEHLAKIVQLLRDNLYYPRRARAMQEEGEVIVKFVLSKDAKVHSIEIISSKSKILSRSAIKTIEDLSGKFPKPKEDLTLNVPIDYSLR; translated from the coding sequence ATGATTAGACATAGTAGCTCATTTTTTCTATCTTTAGCATTTCATACTCTTATAGCAATTTTAGTTGTTTTTACATATAAAAGTGTAGTTTCGACCAAAGAAGAGATAGCGGAGAAAAAAGTTTGTATAGAGTTGTGCAATGTAGTTGTGCAAAAACCTGTAATCCTTCCAAAACCAAAACCTATAGCAAAACCCAAATCTATCATTAAAAAACTAGAACCTATATTAGAACCTAAACCCGTTCTTCCAAAAGCTAAACCTACAGTAGAACCTAAGCCAATTATTAAAAGGCCAGAACCAAAACCTATACCAAAACCAGTTGTTAAAAAAGAGATTGCTAAAGAAGTTCCTGTAGTGATGCCAAAACCTATAGTAGAGCAAGAAATTGCAAAAGATAAAAAAGTCATAGAAGAGAGTTTTGAGAAAACTGATAAACAGAGCATAAAAGAAGTACCCAAGGCTACACAAGAGCAAAAAGTTCAAGATATTGAGAATAAAAAAGCAAAACTTGAGAGAGAGTATATGCAAGAACATCTTGCAAAAATAGTACAACTCTTAAGAGATAATCTTTACTATCCAAGAAGAGCAAGAGCGATGCAAGAAGAGGGAGAAGTCATAGTGAAGTTTGTACTCTCTAAAGATGCAAAAGTTCACTCTATTGAAATTATATCTTCAAAGAGTAAGATACTAAGCCGTTCGGCAATTAAGACTATAGAAGATCTATCTGGAAAATTTCCAAAGCCAAAAGAAGATTTGACTTTGAATGTTCCCATCGACTACTCTTTGAGATAA
- the rd gene encoding rubredoxin yields MKKYKCSFCGYIYDPKVGDPKGGIAPGTSFEDLPDDWVCPNCGSAKEYFKPLE; encoded by the coding sequence ATGAAAAAATATAAGTGTTCATTTTGTGGATATATTTATGATCCAAAAGTAGGTGATCCTAAGGGAGGGATAGCTCCCGGAACTTCTTTTGAAGATTTACCAGATGATTGGGTTTGTCCAAATTGTGGTTCAGCTAAAGAGTACTTCAAACCCTTAGAGTAA